From Micromonospora rhizosphaerae, the proteins below share one genomic window:
- the coaBC gene encoding bifunctional phosphopantothenoylcysteine decarboxylase/phosphopantothenate--cysteine ligase CoaBC, whose product MSAEIVLGVGGGIAAYKACELLRLFTESGHRVRVVPTASALRFVGAPTWAALSGQPVADDVWSDVHEVPHVRLGQHADLVVVVPATADLLAKAAHGLADDLLTNTLLTARCPVVLAPAMHTEMWEHPATVANVATLRARGVRVIEPAVGRLTGADTGKGRLPEPAEIFAVARRALARGVTAPADLAGRHVVVTAGGTREPLDPVRFLGNRSSGKQGYAFARAAVARGARVTLISANVSLADPAGVDLIRVGTTEEMRKATLEAAADADAVVMAAAPADFRPATYAPGKIKKADDGSAPTIELVTNPDIAAELGRRRRPEQVLVVFAAETGDAEANGRAKLARKRADLIVINEVDTDKVFGAETNAATVIGADGSVSRMPEQPKEDLADGVWDLVVARLAARS is encoded by the coding sequence ATGTCCGCCGAGATCGTCCTCGGGGTCGGCGGTGGCATTGCCGCCTACAAGGCGTGTGAGCTGCTCCGGCTCTTCACCGAGTCGGGCCACCGGGTGCGCGTCGTGCCGACCGCGTCGGCGCTCCGCTTCGTCGGGGCGCCGACCTGGGCCGCGCTCTCCGGCCAGCCGGTCGCCGACGACGTCTGGTCCGACGTGCACGAGGTGCCGCACGTCCGCCTCGGCCAGCACGCCGACCTGGTGGTGGTCGTGCCGGCCACGGCCGACCTGCTCGCCAAGGCCGCCCACGGGCTCGCCGACGACCTGCTCACCAACACCCTGCTGACCGCCCGCTGCCCGGTGGTGCTCGCCCCGGCGATGCACACGGAGATGTGGGAGCACCCGGCCACGGTCGCCAACGTGGCGACCCTGCGGGCCCGGGGCGTCCGGGTGATCGAGCCGGCCGTCGGCCGGCTCACCGGCGCCGACACCGGCAAGGGCCGGCTGCCCGAGCCGGCGGAGATCTTCGCGGTGGCCCGCCGTGCCCTCGCCCGGGGCGTCACCGCCCCGGCCGACCTGGCCGGCCGGCACGTCGTGGTCACCGCCGGCGGCACCCGCGAGCCGCTCGACCCGGTCCGGTTCCTCGGCAACCGTTCGTCCGGCAAGCAGGGGTACGCCTTCGCCCGCGCGGCCGTCGCCCGGGGCGCCCGGGTCACCCTGATCTCGGCCAACGTCTCGCTCGCCGACCCGGCCGGCGTCGACCTGATCCGGGTCGGCACCACCGAGGAGATGCGCAAGGCCACCCTGGAGGCGGCCGCCGACGCGGACGCCGTGGTGATGGCCGCCGCTCCCGCCGATTTCCGTCCCGCGACCTACGCGCCTGGCAAAATCAAGAAGGCGGACGACGGCAGCGCACCGACGATCGAACTGGTCACCAACCCGGACATCGCCGCCGAGCTGGGCCGACGCCGCCGACCGGAACAGGTGCTGGTGGTGTTCGCCGCCGAGACCGGCGACGCCGAGGCCAACGGCCGGGCCAAGCTCGCCCGTAAGCGGGCGGATCTCATCGTGATCAACGAGGTCGACACGGACAAGGTTTTCGGCGCCGAGACCAACGCGGCGACCGTCATCGGCGCGGACGGCTCGGTCAGCCGGATGCCCGAGCAGCCCAAGGAAGACCTCGCCGACGGCGTGTGGGACCTCGTGGTGGCCCGGCTGGCCGCCCGGTCCTGA
- the metK gene encoding methionine adenosyltransferase, producing the protein MTRLFTSESVTEGHPDKIADQISDGILDALLAEDPRSRVAVETLITTGQVHIAGEVTTKAYADIPTIVRRTILDIGYDSSKKGFDGASCGVSVSIGSQSADIAQGVDNAFELRTGSSESALDAQGAGDQGMMFGFACSETPELMPLPIALAHRLARRLAAVRKDGTVPYLRPDGKTQVTIEYDGLRPVRLDTVVVSSQHAADISLESLLTPDVREHVIAPELESLGLDIEGYRLLVNPTGRFEIGGPMGDAGLTGRKIIVDTYGGYARHGGGAFSGKDPSKVDRSAAYAMRWVAKNVVAAGLAERCEAQVAYAIGKAHPVSLFIETFGTETVPVSSIEKAVAEVFDLRPAAIIRDLNLLRPIYQQTAAYGHFGRELPDLTWESTDRAADLKSAAGA; encoded by the coding sequence GTGACACGTCTCTTCACGTCCGAATCGGTCACGGAAGGCCATCCGGACAAGATCGCCGACCAGATCAGCGACGGCATTCTCGACGCCCTGCTGGCCGAGGACCCGCGCAGCCGTGTCGCGGTGGAAACCCTGATCACCACGGGCCAGGTGCACATCGCTGGCGAGGTCACGACCAAGGCGTACGCCGACATCCCGACCATCGTCCGCAGGACCATCCTCGACATCGGGTACGACTCGTCGAAGAAGGGCTTCGACGGCGCCTCCTGCGGGGTCAGCGTCTCCATCGGCTCGCAGTCGGCGGACATCGCCCAGGGCGTGGACAACGCCTTCGAGCTGCGTACCGGCTCGTCGGAGAGCGCGCTGGACGCGCAGGGCGCCGGCGACCAGGGCATGATGTTCGGCTTCGCCTGCTCGGAGACGCCGGAGCTGATGCCGCTGCCGATCGCGCTCGCGCACCGGCTGGCCCGCCGGCTCGCCGCGGTCCGCAAGGATGGCACGGTTCCCTACCTGCGGCCCGACGGCAAGACCCAGGTGACCATCGAGTACGACGGGCTGCGCCCGGTGCGGCTCGACACCGTGGTGGTCTCCAGTCAGCACGCCGCCGACATCTCGCTGGAGTCGCTGCTCACGCCGGACGTCCGAGAGCACGTCATCGCCCCCGAGTTGGAGAGCCTCGGCCTGGATATCGAGGGCTACCGGCTGCTGGTCAACCCGACCGGGCGGTTCGAGATCGGTGGGCCGATGGGCGACGCCGGCCTCACCGGCCGGAAGATCATCGTCGACACCTACGGCGGGTACGCCCGGCACGGTGGCGGCGCGTTCTCCGGCAAGGACCCGTCCAAGGTGGACCGCTCGGCCGCGTACGCGATGCGCTGGGTGGCCAAGAACGTGGTCGCCGCCGGCCTGGCCGAGCGCTGCGAGGCGCAGGTCGCGTACGCGATCGGCAAGGCCCACCCGGTCAGCCTCTTCATCGAGACCTTCGGCACCGAGACCGTGCCGGTCAGCTCGATCGAGAAGGCCGTCGCCGAGGTCTTCGACCTGCGCCCGGCCGCGATCATCCGGGACCTCAACCTGCTCCGCCCGATCTACCAGCAGACCGCCGCGTACGGCCACTTCGGCCGCGAGCTGCCGGATCTGACCTGGGAGAGCACCGACCGGGCCGCCGACCTCAAGTCGGCCGCGGGAGCCTGA
- a CDS encoding primosomal protein N', with amino-acid sequence MDVPLTHLDRPFDYLVPAELDAAAVPGVRVKVRFAGQLVDGWLLERADDSGHTGKLAYLERVVSPEPVLAPEIARLARAVADRYAGSLADVLRLAVPPRHARVEKEPRGDSDEPPMPGEPGGGVDPRGDSDEPPTAGERGADVDPRGWRDYPAGPAFLRALGDGRTPRAVWSALPGEDWAARYADAVAATVAGGRGAVVVVADARDLDRLDAALTGTLGPGRHVCLSAALGPARRYRAFLAARRGEVPVVIGTRAAMFAPVERLGLLAIWDDGDDLHAEPRAPYPHAREVLLTRAQLGAAGALVGGYTRTAEAQLLVETGWAREVVADRATVRARTPAIAPTGDDPQLARDPGAATARLPSLAWTTARDALRADAPVLVQVPRRGYLPSVACAECRTPARCPHCAGPLALPSAEGVPACRWCGRVAAAYACPECGGRRLRAAVTGARRTAEELGRAFPGVPVRTSGREEVLATVPGGAGLVIATPGAEPVAEGGYGAVLLLDSWALLTRADLRAGEEALRRWLTAAALARPGSAGGRVVVVADGALAPVQALLRWDAAWFAARELAERRELGFPPAVRMASVTGPAEAVADLLAGARLPDGAEVLGPVPADEGRERMLVRVPRARAAALAEALHAAAGQRSARKAADPVRLQVDPLSLF; translated from the coding sequence GTGGACGTGCCCCTGACCCACCTGGACCGCCCCTTCGACTACCTGGTCCCCGCCGAGCTGGACGCCGCGGCCGTCCCCGGGGTCCGGGTGAAGGTGCGCTTCGCCGGCCAGCTGGTCGACGGCTGGCTGCTGGAGCGGGCCGACGACTCGGGGCACACCGGCAAGCTGGCGTACCTGGAGCGGGTGGTCTCGCCCGAGCCGGTGCTCGCGCCGGAGATCGCCCGGCTGGCCCGGGCGGTCGCCGACCGGTACGCCGGCAGCCTCGCCGACGTGCTCCGCCTCGCCGTCCCGCCCCGGCACGCCCGGGTCGAGAAGGAGCCACGCGGCGATTCCGACGAGCCGCCCATGCCCGGGGAGCCGGGCGGCGGCGTCGACCCGCGCGGCGACTCCGACGAGCCGCCCACGGCCGGGGAGCGGGGCGCCGACGTCGACCCGCGCGGCTGGCGGGACTACCCGGCCGGGCCGGCCTTCCTGCGGGCGCTCGGCGACGGCCGGACGCCCCGCGCGGTCTGGTCGGCGCTCCCCGGGGAGGACTGGGCCGCCCGGTACGCCGACGCCGTCGCCGCCACCGTCGCCGGCGGCCGGGGCGCGGTCGTGGTGGTGGCCGACGCCCGGGACCTGGACCGGCTGGACGCCGCACTGACCGGAACGCTGGGCCCGGGGCGGCACGTCTGCCTCTCCGCCGCGCTCGGCCCGGCCCGGCGCTACCGCGCCTTCCTCGCCGCCCGGCGCGGGGAGGTGCCCGTGGTGATCGGCACCCGGGCCGCCATGTTCGCCCCGGTCGAGCGGCTCGGCCTGCTGGCGATCTGGGACGACGGGGACGACCTGCACGCCGAGCCCCGGGCGCCGTACCCACACGCCCGGGAGGTGCTGCTCACCCGGGCCCAGCTCGGCGCGGCCGGCGCCCTGGTCGGCGGGTACACCCGCACCGCCGAGGCGCAGCTGCTGGTGGAGACCGGCTGGGCCCGGGAGGTGGTCGCCGACCGGGCGACCGTGCGGGCGCGTACCCCGGCGATCGCGCCGACCGGTGACGACCCGCAACTGGCCCGCGACCCCGGCGCGGCCACGGCCCGGCTGCCCAGCCTGGCCTGGACCACCGCCCGGGACGCCCTGCGGGCCGACGCCCCGGTGCTGGTGCAGGTGCCCCGCCGCGGTTACCTGCCCTCGGTGGCCTGCGCCGAGTGCCGGACCCCGGCCCGCTGCCCGCACTGCGCCGGCCCGCTCGCGCTGCCCTCCGCAGAAGGCGTGCCCGCCTGCCGCTGGTGCGGCCGGGTCGCCGCCGCGTACGCCTGCCCGGAATGCGGCGGGCGGCGGCTGCGGGCCGCGGTGACCGGCGCCCGGCGGACCGCGGAGGAGCTGGGCCGCGCCTTCCCCGGCGTGCCGGTGCGCACCTCGGGTCGGGAGGAGGTGCTCGCCACGGTGCCCGGCGGGGCCGGCCTGGTGATAGCCACGCCCGGCGCCGAGCCGGTCGCGGAGGGGGGGTACGGCGCGGTGCTGCTGCTCGACTCGTGGGCGCTGCTCACCCGGGCCGACCTGCGGGCCGGCGAGGAGGCGCTGCGCCGGTGGCTGACCGCAGCCGCGCTGGCCCGCCCCGGCTCGGCCGGTGGCCGGGTGGTGGTGGTCGCCGACGGCGCCCTCGCCCCGGTGCAGGCGCTGCTGCGCTGGGACGCGGCCTGGTTCGCCGCCCGGGAACTGGCCGAGCGGCGGGAGTTGGGCTTCCCGCCGGCGGTCCGGATGGCCAGCGTCACCGGCCCGGCCGAGGCGGTGGCCGACCTGCTCGCCGGGGCCCGGCTGCCGGACGGCGCCGAGGTGCTCGGGCCGGTCCCGGCGGACGAGGGACGGGAGCGGATGCTGGTCCGGGTGCCGCGCGCCCGGGCGGCCGCGCTCGCCGAGGCGCTGCACGCGGCCGCCGGGCAGCGCAGCGCCCGCAAGGCCGCCGACCCGGTCCGCCTCCAGGTCGACCCGCTGAGCCTGTTCTGA
- a CDS encoding AAA family ATPase, translating to MTVRKSIVFNGDLGSGKSTVSVEIAKRLGLRRVSVGDLYRQMAQERQMTALQLNLHAELDQAVDGYVDQLQRNIAASGENLVMDSRLAWHFFTDALKVHMITEPTEAARRVLARPSGPAESYTSLEEAKAKLHERSESERGRFIVRYGVDKARLRNYDLICDTTRATPEQVIEHIVDVYEGRLGADVVCDAPPLLLLDPARVYPTEDIATLRGLWDSDFVGEVATAGDEALEPLRIGYTGEYFFVVDGHRRLSAAIQSGFPLVPARLVAEVEEPVVGGMSAVDYFAAQVRPSTIHDWEAAHGIQLPLPEHALLHGGAVLAGEPGAGG from the coding sequence GTGACCGTTCGGAAATCGATCGTCTTCAACGGTGACCTCGGCAGTGGCAAGAGCACCGTCTCGGTCGAGATCGCCAAGCGGCTGGGCCTGCGTCGGGTCAGCGTCGGCGACCTCTACCGCCAGATGGCGCAGGAGCGGCAGATGACCGCGCTCCAGCTCAACCTGCACGCCGAGCTGGACCAGGCCGTCGACGGCTACGTCGACCAGCTCCAGCGAAACATCGCCGCCTCCGGCGAGAACCTGGTCATGGACTCCCGGCTGGCCTGGCACTTCTTCACCGACGCGCTCAAGGTGCACATGATCACCGAGCCGACCGAGGCGGCCCGGCGGGTGCTGGCCCGTCCGTCCGGCCCGGCCGAGAGCTACACCTCGCTGGAGGAGGCGAAGGCCAAGCTGCACGAGCGCAGCGAGAGCGAGCGGGGCCGCTTCATCGTCCGGTACGGCGTCGACAAGGCGCGGCTGCGCAACTACGACCTGATCTGCGACACCACCCGGGCCACCCCGGAGCAGGTGATCGAGCACATCGTCGACGTGTACGAGGGGCGGCTCGGCGCCGACGTGGTGTGCGACGCCCCGCCGCTGCTGCTGCTCGACCCGGCCCGGGTCTACCCGACCGAGGACATCGCCACGCTGCGTGGCCTGTGGGACTCCGACTTCGTGGGCGAGGTCGCCACCGCCGGCGACGAGGCGCTCGAACCGCTGAGGATCGGCTACACGGGGGAGTACTTCTTCGTCGTCGACGGGCACCGCCGGCTCAGCGCCGCCATCCAGAGCGGCTTCCCGCTGGTGCCGGCCCGGCTGGTCGCCGAGGTGGAGGAGCCGGTGGTCGGCGGGATGAGCGCGGTCGACTACTTCGCCGCCCAGGTCCGCCCCAGCACGATCCACGACTGGGAGGCGGCCCACGGCATCCAGCTGCCGCTGCCGGAGCACGCCCTGCTGCATGGCGGCGCGGTGCTGGCCGGGGAGCCGGGCGCCGGCGGCTGA
- a CDS encoding cytochrome P450, which produces MDPADALALLLSPPGRVNPYPTYERLRAHGPVVQAGPMLYLVTGYAEADEILRDPRFGVLDDELRDQFLPGWRESPAVASISRSMLRTNPPDHSRMRRLAAGAFTPRRIAAMRDVVAAQADELIDGMLERGRDGAPVDFMAEFAYPLPVGVICALLGVPAADRPLFRRWATDLTGVLEPEITPAELAVADRGADELRDYFAELVEARRRVPADDLTTALVQVHDADGERLSGDELLANLVILLVAGFETTTNLLGNGLVVLLDHPREADALRGHPEFAPGYVDELLRYDSPVQLTTRMSTAPAAYGGVDLPAGSWLILLLGAANRDPRRYPEPERFDPWRPQIHPLSFGAGPHYCLGAGLARLEAHVAVPLLLRRLPGLALAGEPERRVRLTLRGYATLPLTVGEGATPPVAVAGETADRGTPAGATPVTP; this is translated from the coding sequence ATGGACCCTGCCGACGCCCTCGCGCTGCTCCTGTCGCCACCGGGACGGGTGAACCCCTATCCCACCTACGAGCGGCTGCGCGCCCACGGGCCGGTGGTCCAGGCCGGGCCGATGCTCTACCTGGTCACCGGCTATGCCGAGGCCGACGAGATCCTCCGCGACCCCCGGTTCGGGGTGCTGGACGACGAACTGCGCGACCAGTTCCTGCCCGGCTGGCGGGAGAGCCCCGCCGTCGCCTCGATCTCCCGCTCGATGCTGCGCACCAATCCGCCCGACCACAGCCGGATGCGGCGGCTCGCGGCCGGCGCCTTCACCCCGCGCCGGATCGCCGCCATGCGGGACGTGGTGGCCGCCCAGGCCGACGAACTCATCGACGGGATGCTGGAGCGGGGTCGCGACGGTGCGCCCGTCGACTTCATGGCCGAGTTCGCGTACCCGCTGCCGGTCGGGGTGATCTGCGCGCTGCTCGGCGTACCGGCGGCGGACCGGCCGCTGTTCCGGCGCTGGGCGACCGACCTCACCGGGGTGCTGGAGCCGGAGATCACCCCGGCGGAGCTGGCCGTCGCCGACCGGGGCGCCGACGAGCTGCGCGACTACTTCGCCGAGCTGGTCGAGGCCCGCCGGCGCGTGCCGGCGGACGACCTGACCACGGCGCTGGTGCAGGTGCACGACGCCGACGGCGAGCGGCTCTCCGGCGACGAGTTGCTGGCCAACCTGGTGATCTTGCTGGTGGCCGGCTTCGAGACGACCACCAACCTGCTCGGCAACGGCCTCGTCGTGCTGCTCGACCATCCGCGCGAGGCCGACGCGCTGCGCGGGCATCCCGAGTTCGCCCCCGGGTACGTCGACGAGCTGCTGCGCTACGACTCGCCGGTCCAGCTCACCACCCGGATGAGCACCGCCCCGGCCGCCTACGGCGGGGTCGACCTGCCCGCCGGCAGCTGGCTGATCCTGCTGCTGGGCGCCGCGAACCGGGACCCCCGGCGGTACCCGGAGCCGGAGCGGTTCGACCCCTGGCGTCCGCAGATCCATCCGCTCTCCTTCGGCGCCGGGCCGCACTACTGCCTCGGCGCCGGGCTGGCCCGCCTGGAGGCCCACGTCGCCGTCCCGCTGCTGCTGCGCCGGCTGCCCGGGCTGGCCCTGGCGGGCGAGCCGGAGCGCCGGGTCCGGCTGACCCTGCGCGGCTACGCCACCCTGCCGCTCACCGTGGGTGAGGGAGCCACCCCGCCGGTCGCGGTGGCCGGCGAAACCGCCGATCGCGGTACGCCGGCCGGGGCGACTCCGGTGACTCCGTAG
- the def gene encoding peptide deformylase, whose translation MTVQPIRLFGDPVLRTPADPVVDFDAELRKLVADLTDTMREQSGAGLAAPQLGVGLRVFTFDVDDVLGHLVNPVLEFPDSEEQDGPEGCLSIPGLYFDTKRRQNVIAKGFNGYGDPVQIVGTGLMARCVQHETDHLDGVLFVDRLDPAGRKAAMKAIRQAEWYDPAAPPTVKLSPHASGSPFGLGG comes from the coding sequence GTGACCGTCCAGCCCATCCGTCTGTTCGGCGATCCGGTGCTGCGCACGCCGGCCGATCCGGTGGTCGACTTCGACGCCGAGTTGCGCAAGCTGGTCGCCGACCTGACCGACACGATGCGCGAGCAGAGCGGTGCCGGTCTGGCCGCGCCGCAGCTCGGGGTGGGCCTGCGGGTGTTCACCTTCGACGTCGACGACGTCCTCGGCCACCTGGTCAACCCGGTGCTCGAGTTCCCGGACTCCGAGGAGCAGGACGGCCCGGAGGGGTGCCTCTCCATCCCCGGGCTCTACTTCGACACCAAGCGCCGGCAGAATGTCATCGCCAAGGGCTTCAACGGCTACGGGGATCCGGTGCAGATCGTCGGGACCGGGCTGATGGCCCGCTGCGTCCAGCACGAGACCGACCACCTCGACGGGGTGCTCTTCGTCGACCGGCTCGACCCGGCCGGCCGCAAGGCGGCGATGAAGGCGATCCGCCAGGCGGAGTGGTACGACCCGGCCGCCCCGCCGACGGTCAAGCTCAGCCCGCACGCCTCCGGCAGCCCGTTCGGCCTGGGCGGGTGA
- the fmt gene encoding methionyl-tRNA formyltransferase, with protein sequence MRLIFAGTPAVAVPALDAIAASRHELLAVVTRPDAPAGRGRGLVRSPVGAWADAHGVEVLTPARPREPEFLDRLRELAPDCVPVVAYGALVPPEALEIPPYGWINLHFSLLPAWRGAAPVQHAVLHGDELTGASVFQLEAGLDTGPVFGTVTDEIRPSDTSGDLLERLAHAGAGLLVAVLDAIEAGTARAEPQPADGVSLAPKLTVEDARVRWTDPAFAVDRRIRACTPAPGPWTTFRGDRVKLGPVGPVANGPELKPGELLVERSRVLAGTATVPVQLGEVRAAGKKAMSASDWARGARVAAGEQFS encoded by the coding sequence GTGCGCCTGATCTTCGCCGGCACCCCGGCCGTCGCCGTCCCCGCCCTGGACGCCATCGCCGCGTCCCGCCACGAGCTGCTCGCCGTGGTCACCCGTCCCGACGCGCCCGCCGGTCGCGGTCGTGGCCTGGTCCGCTCGCCCGTGGGCGCCTGGGCGGACGCGCACGGCGTCGAGGTGCTCACCCCGGCCCGGCCCCGCGAGCCCGAGTTCCTGGACCGGCTCCGGGAGCTGGCCCCGGACTGCGTGCCGGTCGTCGCGTACGGCGCGCTGGTGCCGCCGGAAGCCCTTGAGATCCCCCCGTACGGCTGGATCAACCTGCACTTCTCGCTGCTGCCCGCGTGGCGCGGGGCCGCTCCGGTGCAGCACGCCGTGCTGCACGGCGACGAGCTGACCGGGGCCAGCGTGTTCCAGCTCGAAGCGGGGCTGGACACCGGCCCGGTGTTCGGCACGGTGACCGACGAGATCCGCCCGTCCGACACCTCCGGGGACCTGCTGGAGCGGCTCGCCCACGCCGGCGCCGGCCTGCTGGTGGCCGTCCTCGACGCGATCGAGGCCGGCACCGCGCGGGCCGAGCCGCAGCCCGCCGACGGGGTGTCACTGGCCCCGAAGCTGACCGTCGAGGACGCCCGGGTGCGCTGGACCGATCCGGCCTTCGCGGTGGACCGGCGGATCCGCGCCTGTACCCCGGCCCCCGGCCCCTGGACAACCTTCCGCGGCGACCGGGTCAAGCTCGGCCCGGTCGGCCCCGTGGCCAACGGTCCCGAGCTGAAGCCGGGTGAGCTGCTGGTGGAGAGGTCCCGGGTGCTGGCCGGCACGGCCACGGTCCCGGTCCAGCTCGGCGAGGTCCGGGCGGCCGGCAAGAAGGCCATGTCGGCGAGCGACTGGGCGCGCGGCGCCCGGGTCGCCGCCGGGGAGCAGTTCTCGTGA
- a CDS encoding RsmB/NOP family class I SAM-dependent RNA methyltransferase, translated as MTGPAERPAGPPRGERSDAGRGEGARSSGADGGRSGGGERPRADRSGAGGRGVGGERGERFPRGERPRAGQRGERPARGGQRGGARRPGRPAVDLPRQVAYRAIAAVHRDDAYANLVLPIMLREEGLIGRDAAFATELTYGTLRHTGTLDAIITDAAGRDVQRIDPPVRDALRLGVYQLLHTRVPAHAAVSSTVDLVRSVGPGATGFANAVLREVATRDADAWVAKLAPSMDVDPVGHLALAYSHPQWIVRAFAEALGGDLGETTRLLIEDNERPPVHLCARPGLADPVELADEVGGAPGAFSPYAVYLPGGAPGELRAVTEGRAHVQDEGSQLVANALAVAPLDGPDGRWLDLCAGPGGKTGLLGALAAQRGARVTAVEVAEHRARLVAQATRNLPVNVLNTDGRTVGSDPKLPEEHFDRVLVDAPCTGLGSLRRRPESRWRRQPSDLPPLTRLQRELLTAALRAVRPGGLVAYVTCSPHTVETHVTVTEASRRCGFPVDFVDARPLLPAGMPGLGDGPTVQLWPHRHGTDAMFLAVLRRG; from the coding sequence GTGACGGGCCCCGCCGAGCGGCCCGCCGGTCCGCCCCGGGGCGAGCGCTCCGATGCCGGGCGCGGCGAGGGCGCGCGGTCGTCCGGCGCCGACGGAGGCCGCTCTGGAGGCGGCGAGCGCCCCCGGGCCGACCGGTCCGGCGCGGGCGGCCGGGGCGTCGGGGGTGAGCGCGGTGAGCGGTTCCCCCGCGGCGAGCGCCCCCGAGCCGGCCAGCGCGGTGAGCGCCCCGCCCGTGGCGGGCAGCGGGGCGGCGCCCGTCGCCCGGGCCGCCCGGCGGTGGACCTGCCGCGGCAGGTGGCCTACCGGGCGATCGCGGCGGTGCACCGGGACGACGCGTACGCCAACCTGGTGCTGCCGATCATGCTGCGCGAGGAGGGGCTGATCGGCCGGGACGCCGCCTTCGCCACCGAGCTGACCTACGGCACGCTGCGCCACACCGGCACCCTGGACGCGATCATCACCGACGCGGCCGGGCGGGACGTGCAGCGGATCGACCCGCCGGTCCGCGACGCGCTGCGCCTCGGCGTGTACCAGCTGCTGCACACCCGGGTGCCGGCGCACGCGGCGGTCTCCTCGACCGTCGACCTGGTGCGCTCGGTCGGCCCGGGCGCCACCGGGTTCGCCAACGCGGTGCTCCGCGAGGTGGCCACCCGGGACGCCGACGCCTGGGTGGCGAAGCTCGCCCCGTCGATGGACGTCGACCCGGTCGGGCACCTGGCGCTGGCGTACAGCCATCCGCAGTGGATCGTGCGAGCCTTCGCCGAGGCGCTCGGCGGCGATCTGGGCGAGACGACCCGGCTGCTCATCGAGGACAACGAACGCCCACCGGTGCACCTCTGCGCCCGCCCGGGCCTGGCCGACCCGGTGGAGTTGGCCGACGAGGTGGGTGGCGCCCCCGGCGCCTTCTCCCCGTACGCCGTCTACCTGCCCGGCGGCGCGCCGGGCGAGCTGCGGGCGGTGACCGAGGGCCGGGCGCACGTCCAGGACGAGGGCTCCCAACTGGTGGCGAACGCCCTGGCGGTCGCGCCGCTGGACGGCCCGGACGGTCGCTGGCTCGACCTCTGCGCCGGTCCCGGCGGCAAGACGGGCCTGCTCGGCGCGCTCGCCGCGCAGCGGGGCGCCCGGGTGACCGCCGTCGAGGTGGCCGAGCACCGGGCCCGGCTGGTCGCCCAGGCCACCCGCAACCTGCCGGTCAACGTGCTGAACACCGACGGGCGGACGGTCGGCTCCGATCCGAAGCTGCCGGAGGAGCACTTCGACCGGGTGCTGGTCGACGCCCCCTGCACCGGTCTCGGCTCGCTGCGCCGCCGGCCGGAGTCGCGCTGGCGTCGTCAGCCCTCCGACCTGCCGCCGCTGACCCGGCTGCAGCGGGAGCTGCTCACCGCGGCGCTGCGGGCGGTCCGCCCCGGCGGCCTGGTCGCCTACGTCACCTGCTCCCCGCACACCGTGGAGACGCACGTGACGGTGACCGAGGCGTCCCGCCGGTGCGGTTTCCCGGTCGACTTCGTCGACGCCCGGCCGCTGCTGCCGGCCGGCATGCCAGGGCTCGGCGACGGGCCGACGGTGCAGCTCTGGCCGCACCGGCACGGCACGGACGCGATGTTCCTGGCGGTGCTGCGCCGGGGCTGA
- a CDS encoding septum formation family protein, protein MRRWWTAVAVGVTAALALAGCAPAGVDRDLGDDWPAFGAAKGFVPDNGVCHPTAQDVGYLSGYNPVECTQSHRAETLHVGTLTGKDAARSAPPRAGSNEMRTARAECDRQVSKAVGAEWRSGRLVVAVVFPSPLAWKGGARWFRCDVSEVASLDDISLIARTATLKNALAEGSPLALGCFNPKLSKDDIEEMRPVSCTAKHHAEFVGVYQAPDISYAEFKRTALRVHKACRGLIAKYVKVPNNGDMLYRSGTIIYHPSEEEWKDGNRGVQCFLWLDDRTLTRSLKGAGSKGLPIR, encoded by the coding sequence ATGCGGCGATGGTGGACGGCGGTCGCCGTGGGCGTGACGGCGGCGCTGGCGCTCGCCGGCTGCGCGCCGGCGGGGGTGGACCGGGACCTGGGCGACGACTGGCCGGCCTTCGGGGCGGCGAAGGGCTTCGTGCCGGATAACGGCGTCTGCCACCCCACCGCCCAGGACGTCGGCTACCTCAGCGGTTACAACCCGGTCGAGTGCACCCAGTCGCACCGGGCGGAGACCCTGCACGTCGGGACGCTGACCGGCAAGGACGCCGCCCGCAGCGCTCCCCCGCGCGCCGGTTCGAACGAAATGCGGACGGCTCGCGCGGAGTGCGACCGGCAGGTCAGCAAGGCGGTGGGAGCCGAATGGCGCTCGGGTCGACTGGTCGTTGCCGTCGTCTTCCCCTCGCCGCTGGCCTGGAAGGGCGGTGCCCGCTGGTTCCGCTGCGACGTCTCCGAGGTGGCCAGCCTGGACGACATCAGCCTCATCGCCCGCACCGCCACGCTGAAGAACGCGCTGGCCGAAGGCTCCCCCCTGGCCCTCGGCTGCTTCAACCCCAAGCTCTCCAAGGACGACATCGAGGAGATGCGGCCGGTCTCCTGCACCGCGAAGCACCACGCCGAGTTCGTCGGGGTCTACCAGGCGCCGGACATCAGCTACGCCGAGTTCAAGCGCACCGCGCTGCGCGTGCACAAGGCCTGCCGGGGGCTGATCGCGAAGTACGTCAAGGTGCCGAACAACGGCGACATGCTGTACCGCTCCGGCACGATCATCTACCACCCCTCGGAGGAGGAGTGGAAGGACGGCAACCGGGGCGTGCAGTGCTTCCTCTGGCTGGACGACCGCACGCTGACCCGCTCGCTGAAGGGGGCGGGCAGCAAGGGCCTGCCGATCCGGTGA